Part of the Cervus elaphus chromosome 18, mCerEla1.1, whole genome shotgun sequence genome is shown below.
CTATCTAAGCTTTATGTCTGTGATTGCCTGCAATTTACAGACAGAGTTGGCAGTTGCATTTATAAGCAACAATTTTCCACTTGTTTACCCAGCTAAAGAGAGCCAAGATGTTGGGTTTGTAAAATACTCAGCAGAaaaataggtagatagatagagtGCAACGTCAAACCCCTTGATAAAGGAAATGCTTCAGTTCTAACAACTGCAATGAGGCATCCTCTCATAGCATCATCATTTACTCCCTAAAAATCAATCATTTCCATTCACAAACAGAAAGTGCTAACACAGTTCATCTTAGAGAGTAGCACTGATATATATGCGCTACCCTGTGAAAAATAggtagctaatgagaacctactgtatagcacgggtggttcagctcagtgctctgtgatgacctagaggggtggggtagggtgaaagggaggctcaagagggaggagatatatgtatacatacagatgATTCACCTCAttgaacagcagaaactaacataacattgtaaagcaattatactccaaccaaaaaaaaatttttaaataaaaaaagataccTCCCTCTTCTACCTACACCCACTTCTACCTACACCATCATTTTCATGCTTTCCTTTGGAGAAAAACTCATTGGATGAGAGGTACCACCCAGCCCCTCTTTGCTTCTCTGCTTTATTGGTCCCAAAAAAGTGTTAttatatgttagtcgctcagctgtgtctggctctttgtgaccccatggactgtagctcaccaggctcctctgtccatggaattctctaggcaagaatactggagcaggttgccattcccttctccagggtatcttcttgacccagggattgaacccggtctcttccactgaaagcagattcttcaccgtctgagccaccaggaaaacatgTTATTAAACACCATTGATTTGCAATGTTCATGTCCAGACTGTATTTCCTCTGCATTATGGACTCCTACATGTAATGCCATCACTACATGGATGTTCAGCAGGTATAACTCAATATGTACAAAGCAGAATTTCCCATCCTCTACATATTCAAATCAGAGCCTTCCTAATCTTTTCCATTAAAGAATTACTCCCACTTACCTAGTTATTAAGGCCAAAACCTTGGTAATTCACCCCTTCCCTCAGGCCTCGATACCAAATAAGCTGGATCTGTTATATATTTGATTGTGATATAACTTACATAATAACTTGGTGGTTTGAATATGGGGAATGCCCCCACTACAGTATTGGCTgttattgtttttgctgagtcagtaagtcatgtctgactctttcgcaaccccatagattgcagtccaccaggctcctctatccatgggatttcccaggcaagaatactggagtgggttgccgtttccatctcctggggatctttctgacccagggatcaaactcgagtctcctgcattggcaggcagattctttaccactgtaccaccagggaagcctgagagtaTTAGTTATGCAGTTCATTTTCCACAGAGTCATGGGAGTCATAATTTTCATACTTAAATCACTCTTCTAATCAGAGTTCTTTAATTCATTCCTATTACACTCATAGCAAAACCCAAATTCCTAATCCTGGTGTAAGTATTTGCATGACAAAACTCACCTGCCCCTCGATCCTACCTCTTACCCGTCTCCCTCCCATTCAGGATGCTTCAATAGCCCCAGTCCTGCCCTACTTTTTGAACTTGGCAGACAGGTTCCCACTGCCACAAGCCCTCTGCCGGGACCTCTCCCTTGGGTGCCCTTCCCTGTTCTTTGCATGGCAGAAATAATCTAATGCTCCCCTGAGAGACAGGCCTTCCCGCCCGCCACATCATAAAGGACCTCTCCCACAGCAGTTTAACTGTTTTTCATCGTGGCACACACACTTCTCCCAACACACCTCCACCTCCCGCCAAACTCCtgttcctgtgatttttttttaattggagtataactctttacaatattgtattaatttctgctgcacaacaaagtgaatcagctatatgtatatatataaatatatatgtgtgtatatatatatataaaatgaagagagagaggggatatatacatatatgtgtatctccTCTCCTTCTTTGACCTCCCTCCTACCCTACTCCTTATCCCACCCCTTAgggcatcacagagcactgagctaagCTCCCTGGGCTagacagcaacttcccactagctgtctcttTTACCCATggaagtgtatatatgtcaatcctaatctcccagctcatcccacccttcttcccactgtgtccaaaaaaATCTTCTTGTCAGTTTGTCAGCTTACTTGTCTCTTATTCACCACAGCAGCTCCAGGGCCTAGGGTAGATTCCGGCACACAGGAGAGTGTTCAATTAAAACTTCAATGAACAAGAAGCTAGGCTTGTTCTGACCAAATCTGACAAAGGGAAACCAGCTCCACTTCAAAAGCCTTTGACACACCACCTCACACTCCCAGCGAATTAGCTCACATTGAAGACTGGTTGACAAAAATATGCTGTATTTTCCCCAGGCTTTTTGCACTTTGATGGTACGGAGGGGAAagaagcagctttttttttttttaatatgtgagcAATTAGCATTTTGGAGTTGAAGCCTTAGTTTATCCCAATGTGAAAGGTATCACGGATTACCCTCAATAACACattcaatattgtaaaggatATTCCACTCATGTTTAAGCGCCAGagcatattaatattttagaagGTCACAGGCACTTTGAGAGTCTGATGCTTTGAGAGTCAGATCTAAACATCTGGAAGAAAgttcacatacacaaaaaatttaCATACAGTTTGAATGATACATGGGTCCCTTGAAATCTATTTATTCTACACTCTGAAGACTGTGGGTTGTAATAAATAATTCCTACATTTACTTGAATTACAAGTGTCCATCTCCGTACCATGTAAATATTGGGTCATTTGTTGGTTCTGCTAAAAATTCTTCCTTAAACACTTTGAACAGCCTCATTGCCCTTTCTGACTGAAGAGAAATAATCTTCAAACTGGGGGAAGGAGTGAAAGGAAGACTAACATTGACTGAACACTAacatctctcagttcagttcggtcgctcagtcgtgtccgactctttgcgaccccatgaaccagagcacgccaggcctccctgtccatcaccaactcccagagtttactcaaactcatgtccattgattcggtgatgccatccaaccatctcatcctctgtcatccccttctcctcctgccctcaatctttcccagcatcagggtcttttcaaatgactcacctcttcgcatcaggtggccaaagtattggagcttcagcttcaacatcagtccttccagtgaacacccaggacttatctcctttaggatggactggttggatctccttgcagtccaagggactctcaagagtctctcaacaccacagttcaaaagcatcaattcttctgcactcagttttctttatactccaactctcacatccatatatgactactggaaaaatcataaccttgactagacagatggatggacctttgttggcaaagtaatgtctctgctttttaacatgctgtctaggttggtcataactttccttccaaggagtaagcgtcttttaattccatggctgcagtcaccacctgcactGATTCTGGAGCACGCGTCTAGCACTCTGCAATGTGCTTACCATGGATTACTACgtttaattctcaaaacaaccCTATAAGGACAATAAATCACATTTTTGCATATTAGAAAACTGAGGAAAAATGAAGTTAAGCAATTTCTATGTAAGAAGTTCATAATGGAGACTCGATTCACATCCAGAtggtaaatttgttttctctatgttgtagcatgtatttatgttttcattatcACCTCGCTGTAAACAACGAAGCTAACTGGccccttatttttgttttaaaaatgacactcattcttttatttaactAATGATTTAGACACTCCCTTAACCCTCTGACTTCATCTTCTGTTACTATCACCTTTACCGACTTGATCCAAGCCACATGGGCTTCCTTAATTCCTTtttttatatacaatttttaaagattactttccatttacagttattacaaaacattggctgtattccccatgttgtacactACATCCCGAGCCTATGTTACacacaatagtttgtacctcccacttgCAAACCCTATAAAGTCCCTCCCTCACCCTCACTGGTAATTACTAGTTTATTCTATCTGACTATATCTGACAGTCCACTTCTTTTATTTTACAATCACTAGttcattatattttttagattccacatacagttTATTCCTAAGCTAAGTTTCTTAAACAAAAATCAGCTATGCGAGCAATTAATAGACTCAGTGGTATTACTGTGATTTATAATGATTTCAATGTATAAGTAAGAATCTATGTCTTTTTTtagtaaaaaattttatttagaagatgaTGACCTTAACTAAGATACTAGCAATACAGATATAtttgctaaatttaaaaatataatcaattatagagaaacaattataaattaaaatgattacAGTGTTATAATAAAAGCATAAATATAACTTCATAAAAATGTGCTAATATCTTACCCAGTTTAGAGATATTAACTTCAGTTCTTTAAAGAATTGATAAAGCacaaaagatttatttatgaaaattataagCATATGAGTTTGAATATTCTGCTCCATTGTACATAACACTTACGGGTTGAAACATGCATCTTAAATTAAGAATACTGGGGGAAATACTGCATTTAAAATATCTGtgctcttttgctttttaaaatatatatttttatatattgacatCCTTTTgctcttctgaaaataaaatcacttttagTGCATGTGACCTGTGAACATCGTATAGAACCAAAAAGACTTATGAATAATGAAGCATCCATTTGATATTGGTGAACATGTTAAGATTGTTCTACGGTTTGTGACTGCAGCAATTATTATAAATCTTTTATTGGTGAATTTCCCCTTTGTGGCCTTCAGCCACGCTCAGACATGTCTTTCTTATTCCATACTAGCCAACTAGTCTCCTGCTGTTTGATCTCAGCAGCTTATAAGGATACCATGCTGGCTGAGACCTTGTTAATTTGAAGTATTTCTAACATGCAAAAATACAGGGAGAAGGTTATGTGAAACACACACCCAACATCAAGAATTTATAATCCCTTTCCTCCCCAGACATAATCCCAATACTGAAGTTGCCGAACATCCTTCCCCATCCATATTTTCCCTTTCCCTCATATGCTTCTGTTCATAAGGAACATAAGTATTGTgccatacttttattttttctgtctgcCACTATGCTCTCAAGATACAGTCAGAGAGGATAATGAAGATCTAGTTTGTTTATCTTAAGACTTATATACCACAATTTACTTGTCCTTTCCCTATAAATGGTTATTTATATTGTTTCAAATTTCTCACTATTGTTATCAACACAGCAGTGAATATCCATGGGCACATATGTGAGAATTAATaaacaagagtttgatccctgggtcaggaagatcccttggagtaggaaatggcaacctgctccagtattcttgcctgaaaaattccatggaaagaggagcctggagggctacagtgcatggggttgcagaaagtcggacatgactgagcatacacacacacatgtagaaGAGGAATTAATAGTATAGGATGACAATTTTTTATATTACTGGATATTGCTAAATTGCCCTGTAACGTGGTTATACCAGTGTATCCTCCCCCCAATAGTAAGAGTTTCCAATTTTCTGCAAACTTTCCTATGTTTATTATCACcggtatttttcaaaattgtttttcttaCCTGATgagtataaaattatatatcCTTAATTTTTTTACAATTTGTACTATCTTGATTACTGGTGAGCTTGAACATTCTAATGTTTATTTGgttgttgttcaagggtcaagcTTATGTATTCTCCCGTGCTTTTGACAAAactcatttaaattttgttttccacaTGTATGTCCCTAAATTTGTccggattttattttgttttaaaatgtgcagtatgaatctaatttattttcttttcccacttacATAGCAAGTTACTTTAATATAATCAATAATCTATTCTCGCCACACTGATCTTTAATACCAGCCCATTGATTTGACTTCCCAAGTGGTCAGTTTCTAAGATGTCTATTCTGTTTTGcaataaaagtacaaaaataaattaaaagtaggTATCTTccagaaataattttgaattttaaaaaatgcaatgacTTTTGTTTCTGTAATATAAAAAGACTATTAAATAATTCTTATATCCAATAAAATTACTTCTAAAATCTGTCTATAAATTTTCTTACAATACTTATATTCTTCAAACAATAATTTTGTTACTTATTTCCTAACCCTATATActtttttattccaatccctatatattctttttatcttGTTGCATAAGCTAAGACCTATCTACAATAAATAATAACTGATAGCATGCATCCTTGAGGAAGAGGGCAACATTCTCACTATcaacttaatattttaaattgttattagTAAATTCagattttccctttcttcctgtgTTAATAttgaaaatctttattttcttaaaaaattgttcAGTTAATCTAAGACAGCAAGTTACTTAAGTTATTAGGCATAACGTGTTCAGAATAGTCTCTTaggatttaaaaaatcttcacTAGAATCCAGGTCCTGCACGGAGGCAAGGAGCTCCAGGAACCAGGAGGCGAGGGCAGAGGTCTGAAGCCTGTGTCCTCAGTTCAGAGAGCAGAGGAGGTCCAGGCAGTATCAGGAGTCAAGGCATTGTGCTCGTGGTTGAGATGAGTGAGCTCAGCAaacccgaggaagaccttcaggacccaggcgaggcccagggccctatcgaggtgccgctcttggaggctgaggtgggggagtccGCATCCCACTTGGCCTCCTACCCCCCAGCATCCTCCTCCGCTCctgtggaggccttgccccaaGATATTCTGCATAGGATGATGGCTAAACTGATGAAGTTCCTGCTCCTCAAGTATCGAACCAaggagctgacctcccaggcggaaatgctgaataaggtcctcagggataaccaggagcacttcccggtggtcttcagggaagtctcagtgtgcctgcagctggtctttggTGTGGATGTGAAGGAGGTGGACCCAGCGGAGCACATCTATATCTtggtccccatcctgggcctcacttgcgatgagatgctgagcgatggggtgggcctgcccaaggccggcttcctggtgctggtcctcagcatGATCATGCGGTTTGGAGACCCGGCCCCTGAGGAGGCGGTCTGGGGAGAACTCAACAGGATGGGGGTGTATGTTGGGAGTGAGCAATGTGTCTTTGGGGAGCCCAGGGAgcttctgacccaagtgtgggtgcggGAGGGATACCTGCagtaccagcaggtgcctgacagccaccctgttcgctatgagttcctgtggggtccccgggcctatgtggagaccagcaagtggcaagtcatggcATTTATGCGCAGGGTCAACCAAAGGCCTTTGAGGGCTTTCCCATTCCTGTCTGCATAAGAtgcgagggaggaggaatagggggcctgagacagagcagcagccaggttgttccttctctctgtggttaaAGAGGGGGTAGTCAGCTTTCAATAATGTGAGGGCCCGGgctagttgggggaaccagtttgtagcatcttttggttcctgttctctatgatgacgtggggattcatctctgttttctttagaaatttttcaAAGTTTGATTACAGGGAAGGCTAAAGAAACTTCAATatcttagctttgtgaatgatATTGATCCGAGTGTATTTGTGGTTACCcagttcaaaaacaagagttttgctgttttgtaagAGAGATTggaaagtcttccattttgttttgtggtcctgaACAGAATACAATGGAATAAAAATTAGAACTGTTTTGATAATTGGAACTTATGTAGCAATATTATTGAATGGAGAAGAGTTAGATAATAAACATAAtcaaagcgaaaaaaaaaaaaaaaatcttcactagaactgaaattttattcttttttattcctcttaTTGCCtacatgtgtttatgtgtgcacTTCTTCAATGACCAATTTTGCCATGGGCTTCTTTAATATCCTTTTCAAAAAAGTGTCCTGTGTATTTTATCAGAAATCCCCTATTGTTCTTGTTGACCATTTTGCTACTCTGTGTTCCTTTTCATACAATTTTCCTCCTCTCACTTCTTTGTAGGTTCTCTGTTGCTCGTTTTCTAACTTCTTGTGCTGAACCCTCATTCACTTCTTTTCAAATGACTTATTTTCTAATACATACATTCATAACTAGAAACTCTCCTTTAAGTGATCATTGCATCCCACAAGTTATTATATGCACTATATTCACTGTCCTTCAAttataaatattgtatgatatctattttactttcttcattaaCTCGTTAATTATTTAAAAGCCTATTTTTCAATTTCCAACTGTAAGGGAGAGTTTGATCTCTTTTTTGTAGTTGGTGCCAAATTTTACTGAATTCCTTTCACAGAATTTTGTGCTACTGTTTTTGCAGTTTTTATATAATACCATCAACTCACATTGATTAAATGTTTACCTTATGTTATGCACTATTGTAAACAGTTTACATGTCATGTTAAAACTCACTGAAGTcataggtactattattacctataatttacagatgaggattcCCTAGGCAAGCGCACTGAAGCatatggccatttccttctccagaggctcttcctgacccagggatcaagcctgcatctcccgcattagCACGAAGATTCTCTAAcattgaaccaccagagaagcccagtacATTATGGTTCTGAGACTCAAATTTGATCAGTTCATTTGCAGAGTCCGCACTTCTCACTCTATAAGAAATAGTCTCAAATTcagcatgcattaaaaaaaagagag
Proteins encoded:
- the LOC122674742 gene encoding melanoma-associated antigen 10-like gives rise to the protein MSELSKPEEDLQDPGEAQGPIEVPLLEAEVGESASHLASYPPASSSAPVEALPQDILHRMMAKLMKFLLLKYRTKELTSQAEMLNKVLRDNQEHFPVVFREVSVCLQLVFGVDVKEVDPAEHIYILVPILGLTCDEMLSDGVGLPKAGFLVLVLSMIMRFGDPAPEEAVWGELNRMGVYVGSEQCVFGEPRELLTQVWVREGYLQYQQVPDSHPVRYEFLWGPRAYVETSKWQVMAFMRRVNQRPLRAFPFLSA